One window from the genome of Paracoccus marcusii encodes:
- a CDS encoding beta-ketoacyl-[acyl-carrier-protein] synthase family protein: protein MTAPVDEALIDAGRAAPAIRPAAETTGRGGLRRVVITGAGTINALGHDVATTLEAFREGRCGITQLDFRDVDRLSIQIGGQVHDWTPETYFNRQQILLYDKFTQFTLLAAKQAVEQSGLHFQGALGLRSGVILGTAGGGLNTWDENYRAVYEEGKNRVHPFVVPKLMNNAAASHVSMEFGLRGPAFTVATACASSNHAMGLAFQMVRSGAADVMLSGGSDAMLCFGGVKAWEGLRVMSKDACRPFSANRNGMVQGEGAGVFVFEDFEHARARGAEILAEVVGFAMSSDAQDIVMPSAQGAERAITGAMVDAGLNREDIGYINAHGTGTAANDKTECAAVAHAFGHHADRLMMSSTKSMHGHLIGGTGAVELLACIMALRDGVIAPTIGYQEADPECALDVVPNEAREARVDAVLSNAFAFGGLNAVIALRRV from the coding sequence ATGACTGCCCCCGTGGACGAGGCGCTGATCGATGCAGGCCGCGCGGCACCCGCGATCCGGCCTGCGGCCGAGACGACCGGCCGCGGCGGGCTTCGCCGTGTGGTGATCACCGGCGCCGGCACGATCAACGCGCTTGGCCACGATGTCGCCACCACCCTGGAGGCGTTCCGCGAGGGTCGCTGCGGGATCACGCAGCTGGATTTTCGCGATGTCGATCGCCTGTCGATCCAGATCGGCGGACAGGTCCACGACTGGACGCCCGAGACCTATTTCAACCGCCAGCAGATCCTGCTCTATGACAAGTTCACCCAGTTCACCCTGCTGGCCGCCAAGCAGGCGGTCGAGCAGTCGGGCCTGCATTTTCAGGGCGCGCTTGGCCTGCGGTCGGGGGTCATCCTGGGAACGGCCGGCGGTGGCCTGAACACCTGGGACGAGAACTATCGCGCCGTCTATGAGGAGGGGAAGAACCGCGTCCATCCATTCGTGGTGCCCAAGCTGATGAACAATGCCGCGGCCAGCCATGTCAGCATGGAATTCGGCCTGCGCGGCCCCGCCTTCACCGTCGCCACCGCCTGCGCCAGCAGCAATCACGCAATGGGCCTGGCGTTCCAGATGGTGCGGTCGGGCGCGGCCGACGTCATGCTGTCGGGCGGGTCCGATGCGATGCTGTGCTTTGGCGGCGTCAAGGCATGGGAGGGGCTGCGCGTGATGTCCAAGGACGCGTGCCGCCCCTTCAGCGCCAACCGCAACGGCATGGTCCAGGGCGAAGGCGCGGGCGTCTTCGTCTTCGAGGATTTCGAACACGCCCGGGCGCGTGGCGCCGAGATCCTGGCCGAGGTCGTGGGCTTTGCCATGTCGTCGGATGCGCAGGACATCGTCATGCCATCGGCCCAGGGGGCCGAGCGCGCGATCACCGGGGCGATGGTCGATGCCGGCCTGAACCGCGAGGATATCGGCTATATCAATGCCCACGGAACGGGCACCGCCGCGAATGACAAGACGGAATGTGCGGCGGTCGCCCATGCCTTTGGCCATCACGCGGACCGGCTGATGATGTCGTCGACCAAGTCGATGCACGGCCATCTGATCGGCGGCACCGGCGCGGTCGAACTGCTGGCCTGCATCATGGCGCTGCGCGACGGGGTGATCGCGCCCACGATCGGCTATCAGGAGGCCGACCCCGAATGTGCGCTGGACGTCGTTCCCAACGAGGCCCGTGAGGCACGGGTCGATGCCGTCCTGTCCAATGCCTTCGCCTTTGGCGGACTGAACGCGGTCATCGCCCTGCGCCGCGTCTGA
- a CDS encoding invasion associated locus B family protein, which yields MFIRHSHALFAALALITGPAFAQDTPAPATPETPAAEAPAADAPATGAPAADAPAADAPATAPADAETPAAPADAPAAENAPAGQPARDPNGPGSYYAKSEHGDWTIRCIRADQGKDPCEMYKLLTDADDNPVAELTMVPLSNGDVAAGATLVAPLETDLIDGLGFQIGSGEMRGYPFSFCAPVGCVARLGFTNQELASMKAGSTAAVQLLPFGGDPDSPVQLSMSLTGFTAAFDELAAYAAAPAPAPAADAEPAEDAPAEDEPAE from the coding sequence ATGTTCATCAGACATTCGCACGCGCTGTTCGCCGCCCTCGCCCTGATCACCGGGCCCGCATTTGCCCAGGACACCCCTGCGCCGGCCACGCCCGAAACGCCCGCGGCGGAAGCCCCCGCCGCCGATGCGCCCGCGACCGGCGCACCGGCCGCAGATGCCCCTGCCGCAGACGCGCCGGCCACCGCACCTGCCGATGCAGAGACGCCAGCCGCGCCCGCCGATGCCCCCGCGGCCGAAAACGCGCCCGCGGGTCAGCCCGCGCGCGATCCGAACGGACCTGGCAGCTATTACGCCAAGTCCGAGCATGGCGATTGGACCATCCGCTGCATCCGCGCCGATCAGGGCAAGGATCCGTGCGAGATGTACAAGCTGCTGACCGATGCCGACGACAACCCGGTTGCCGAACTGACCATGGTTCCGCTATCGAATGGCGACGTCGCCGCCGGCGCCACCCTGGTTGCACCGCTGGAGACGGACCTGATCGACGGCCTTGGCTTCCAGATCGGATCGGGCGAGATGCGCGGCTATCCGTTTAGCTTCTGCGCGCCGGTCGGCTGCGTCGCGCGCCTTGGCTTCACCAATCAGGAACTGGCAAGCATGAAGGCCGGCAGCACCGCGGCCGTGCAGCTGCTGCCCTTCGGTGGAGACCCGGATTCGCCGGTCCAGCTGAGCATGTCGCTGACCGGCTTCACCGCCGCGTTCGATGAACTGGCCGCCTATGCCGCCGCACCCGCGCCCGCCCCGGCCGCCGATGCAGAACCGGCAGAGGATGCCCCCGCCGAGGACGAACCGGCCGAGTGA
- a CDS encoding helicase HerA-like domain-containing protein: MGSVLDLDAGTIFVGGAGAGYATPETMLLKLANRHGLVAGATGTGKTVTLQTLAESLSAAGVPVFLADVKGDLAGLAKAGSDQGKLHEPFLARAGQIGIDLTYASYPVTFWDVWGQHGHPVRTTPAEMGPLLLSRLLDLTEAQEGVMAIAFRVADEEGLPLLDLKDLQSMLVWVAQNAADLSTRYGNVSTASVGAIQRALLVLETEGGANLFGEPALALTDIIRQDADGRGVISILSAERLMNAPRLYATFLLWLLSELFEQLPEVGDPDKPRVAFFFDEAHLLFDDAPKALIEKVERVARLIRSKGVSIWFVTQNPADIPEAVLGQLGNRVQHALRAFTAKDQKALRDAAQNYRTNPDFDIAETIQQVGTGEAVTSFLQPKGVPGIAQRTLIRPPFSQVGPITDQERAAIRATSPMGPKYDTALDRDSAHEMLARKTQAAAQAASAKTDDDGLFDMPAGAGRGRPYQAPAREKAAPRGRSDSIVQTFGKSLARQLGTRTGQALVRGVLGSLIKKR, translated from the coding sequence ATGGGCTCGGTTCTGGACCTGGATGCAGGAACGATCTTCGTGGGCGGCGCCGGCGCCGGATACGCGACCCCCGAGACGATGCTGCTGAAGCTGGCAAACCGGCACGGGCTGGTCGCGGGTGCGACGGGGACGGGCAAGACCGTCACCCTGCAGACCTTGGCGGAAAGCCTGTCGGCTGCGGGCGTTCCGGTGTTCCTGGCGGATGTGAAGGGCGACCTGGCGGGGCTGGCCAAGGCGGGATCGGATCAAGGCAAGCTGCACGAGCCTTTCCTTGCGAGGGCCGGTCAGATCGGGATCGATCTGACCTATGCATCCTATCCGGTGACATTCTGGGATGTCTGGGGACAGCACGGCCATCCCGTCCGCACCACGCCGGCCGAGATGGGACCGCTGCTGCTGTCGCGCCTGCTGGACCTGACGGAGGCGCAGGAGGGCGTCATGGCGATCGCCTTCCGCGTCGCCGACGAGGAGGGGCTGCCGCTTCTGGACCTCAAGGACCTGCAGTCGATGCTTGTCTGGGTCGCACAGAACGCCGCCGACCTGTCGACGCGCTATGGCAATGTCAGCACCGCCAGCGTGGGCGCGATCCAGCGCGCGCTGCTGGTGCTGGAGACCGAGGGTGGAGCGAACCTGTTCGGCGAGCCGGCGCTGGCGCTGACCGACATCATCCGTCAGGACGCGGACGGGCGCGGCGTCATCAGCATCCTGTCGGCAGAGCGCCTGATGAACGCACCCCGGCTGTACGCGACATTCCTGCTGTGGCTGCTGTCGGAGTTGTTCGAGCAGCTGCCCGAAGTGGGCGATCCGGACAAGCCCCGCGTCGCGTTCTTCTTTGACGAGGCGCATCTGCTGTTCGACGACGCGCCGAAGGCCCTGATCGAAAAGGTCGAGCGGGTGGCACGATTGATCCGGTCGAAAGGCGTCAGCATCTGGTTCGTCACCCAGAACCCCGCCGACATTCCCGAAGCGGTGCTTGGCCAATTGGGCAACCGGGTTCAGCACGCGCTGCGGGCGTTCACCGCCAAGGATCAGAAGGCCCTGCGCGATGCGGCGCAGAACTATCGGACCAACCCCGATTTCGACATCGCCGAGACGATCCAGCAGGTGGGGACGGGCGAGGCCGTGACCTCGTTCTTGCAGCCGAAGGGTGTGCCGGGCATCGCGCAGCGGACGCTGATCCGGCCGCCGTTCAGTCAGGTCGGCCCGATCACGGATCAGGAGCGCGCGGCGATCCGGGCCACGTCCCCGATGGGGCCGAAATACGACACCGCCCTGGATCGCGATTCCGCGCACGAGATGCTGGCACGCAAGACACAGGCCGCAGCCCAGGCAGCCAGTGCGAAGACGGATGACGATGGGTTGTTCGACATGCCCGCCGGTGCGGGACGGGGGCGACCATATCAGGCGCCGGCACGCGAGAAGGCTGCGCCACGCGGGCGGTCCGACAGCATCGTGCAGACCTTTGGCAAGAGCCTTGCCCGGCAGTTGGGGACCCGGACCGGGCAGGCGCTGGTCCGGGGCGTTCTGGGTTCCCTGATCAAGAAGCGCTGA
- a CDS encoding DUF6477 family protein, translating to MTAVSNVIVFRPRPTNQGLRRPGTLIRAAREGQKTWKRDRDLPRLLRSDRCPAPGAVLSRLRAEEQIQNDMRVTQAAEYDLRRHVLLVIAILAEMRAAIDAAPMPATAIAL from the coding sequence ATGACCGCAGTCTCGAACGTGATCGTTTTTCGCCCCCGCCCGACGAATCAGGGCCTGCGCCGTCCCGGAACGCTGATCCGGGCCGCCCGCGAAGGTCAGAAGACCTGGAAGCGCGATCGCGACCTGCCCCGCCTGCTGCGCAGCGACCGCTGCCCCGCGCCGGGTGCCGTCCTGTCCCGCCTGCGGGCCGAGGAGCAGATCCAGAACGACATGCGCGTGACCCAGGCTGCCGAATACGACCTGCGCCGCCACGTCCTGCTGGTCATCGCCATCCTGGCAGAGATGCGTGCCGCGATCGACGCCGCGCCGATGCCGGCCACGGCCATCGCGCTGTGA
- a CDS encoding DUF6456 domain-containing protein encodes MTILTGDFAIHTGIAEHRAQVQGQTCAQDDLSEDARLYLRHVDQGVTIRALAREAGVHASTILRRIRRFEARRDDPLVDAALAPRPEGANAPDERQALRVLRRLAEPGACMASAPGMDKAIVTRDDIRTAVLERALAEMMALKGWVVQTRGGGRIQRYVIAPAGREALRQMLRSPRQRSAVPGPSSFADAHPVHEDAQPVHGMAEAQAAFDHGDRHRVWEDRVIDDPEDGRRRQTRVNIAESPLLVLARRRDHDGQAFLTPGMVTAGERLREDFELAQMGPRVTQNWDGFMTSGIDVSRGGGGYRGGSESARDRVAVALRDLGPGMGDIVLRVCCFLEGIEMTERRLGWSARSGKIVLRLALMRLERHYEETYGKGSRLIG; translated from the coding sequence ATGACCATATTGACCGGTGATTTCGCAATCCACACGGGCATCGCGGAGCACCGTGCGCAGGTGCAAGGGCAGACCTGCGCGCAAGACGACCTGAGCGAGGACGCGCGCCTTTACCTGCGCCATGTCGACCAGGGGGTGACGATCCGTGCCCTGGCGCGCGAGGCCGGTGTTCATGCCTCGACCATCCTCCGCCGTATCCGCCGGTTCGAGGCGCGCCGCGACGATCCGCTGGTGGATGCCGCGCTGGCCCCGCGGCCCGAGGGGGCCAATGCGCCTGATGAGCGTCAGGCCCTGCGCGTGCTGCGCCGGCTGGCAGAGCCGGGTGCGTGCATGGCATCGGCCCCCGGCATGGACAAGGCGATCGTCACGCGCGACGATATCCGCACCGCCGTCCTGGAACGCGCCCTGGCAGAGATGATGGCGCTGAAGGGATGGGTCGTGCAGACGCGGGGCGGGGGGCGCATCCAGCGCTATGTCATCGCGCCGGCAGGGCGCGAGGCCCTGCGCCAGATGCTGCGGTCGCCCCGCCAGCGCAGCGCCGTGCCGGGGCCATCGTCGTTTGCGGACGCCCACCCGGTCCACGAGGACGCCCAGCCCGTCCACGGCATGGCCGAGGCCCAGGCGGCCTTTGACCACGGCGACCGTCACCGGGTGTGGGAGGATCGCGTCATCGACGATCCCGAGGATGGCCGCCGCCGCCAGACCCGGGTGAACATCGCGGAAAGCCCGCTTCTGGTGCTGGCGCGGCGGCGTGACCATGATGGGCAGGCGTTCCTGACGCCGGGCATGGTCACGGCGGGCGAACGCCTGCGCGAGGATTTCGAACTGGCGCAGATGGGTCCGCGGGTAACGCAGAACTGGGATGGCTTCATGACCTCGGGGATCGACGTGTCGCGCGGTGGCGGTGGTTATCGCGGCGGATCGGAATCGGCCCGCGACCGGGTGGCCGTCGCGCTGCGCGACCTGGGGCCGGGCATGGGCGACATCGTGCTACGGGTGTGCTGCTTTTTGGAGGGGATCGAGATGACGGAGCGGCGTCTTGGCTGGTCCGCACGGTCTGGAAAGATCGTCCTGCGTCTGGCCCTGATGCGGCTGGAGCGGCACTATGAGGAAACCTACGGCAAGGGATCGCGGCTGATCGGCTGA
- a CDS encoding hydrogen peroxide-inducible genes activator translates to MNITLRQLRYFLSLAQHTHFTRAAESINVTQPALSMQIRALEEEIGARLVERTPQGVVLTPQGRALQDHAQRVMAAMTDLEQDLRQPGQGGRLMLGMIPTVAPYLLPEALPLLRARDIGRDLHLREAQTDRLLDELQAGRLDAIVVASPPEGPGLQAVPLFADRFLLAGSAARISDLRSRPLSPDALDPGQLLLLDEGHCLGDQALEVCGLNRRAARLDLGAASLSTLCRLAAQGMGLTFLPEIARRQELAAAPGLTAVRFPDPQPARQVMLMRRASTPGQGWFDDLARLLTAAARPLLDLG, encoded by the coding sequence ATGAATATCACCCTGCGCCAGTTGCGCTATTTCCTGTCCTTGGCGCAGCACACCCATTTCACACGCGCTGCCGAATCGATCAACGTCACGCAACCCGCGCTGTCCATGCAGATCCGCGCGCTGGAGGAGGAGATCGGCGCCCGTCTGGTCGAACGCACCCCGCAGGGTGTCGTCCTGACCCCGCAGGGCCGCGCGCTGCAGGACCACGCCCAACGGGTCATGGCCGCGATGACCGATCTGGAACAGGACCTGCGGCAGCCGGGGCAGGGCGGTCGGTTGATGCTGGGCATGATCCCCACCGTCGCGCCCTATCTGCTGCCCGAGGCGCTGCCCCTTTTGCGGGCGCGCGACATCGGGCGCGACCTGCATCTGCGCGAGGCGCAGACCGACCGCCTGCTGGACGAACTGCAGGCGGGGCGGCTGGATGCCATCGTCGTCGCCAGCCCGCCCGAGGGGCCGGGCCTGCAGGCTGTACCGCTGTTTGCCGACCGCTTTCTGCTGGCCGGCAGCGCTGCACGAATCTCCGATCTGCGCAGCCGACCGCTGTCTCCTGACGCACTGGATCCCGGCCAACTTCTGTTATTGGATGAGGGGCATTGCCTTGGCGACCAGGCCCTGGAGGTCTGCGGGCTGAACCGCCGCGCGGCGCGGCTGGACCTGGGGGCCGCGTCGCTGTCGACCCTGTGCCGCCTTGCCGCGCAGGGCATGGGCCTGACCTTCCTGCCCGAGATCGCCCGCCGGCAGGAGCTGGCCGCGGCACCCGGCCTGACGGCCGTCAGGTTTCCCGACCCCCAGCCCGCGCGGCAGGTCATGCTGATGCGTCGCGCATCGACTCCGGGGCAGGGCTGGTTCGACGATCTGGCCCGCCTGCTGACCGCGGCGGCGCGACCGCTGCTTGATCTGGGCTGA
- the lipA gene encoding lipoyl synthase has translation MTLRDLRIPDQRHPEKAHRPDQAQPKKPDWIRVKAPTSAGYKQTRDLLRENRLSTVCEEAGCPNVGECWSQGHATMMIMGEICTRGCTFCNVATGKPQSLDTFEPGRVAHAVQKLGLKHVVITSVDRDDLDDGGAEHFAQTIRAIRHRSPTSTIEVLVPDFLKSKPGALETVVEARPDVFNHNLETVPGLYPEVRPGARYFHSLRLLQRVKELDPSMFTKSGIMVGLGEDRQGVLQVMDDMRAADIDFITIGQYLQPSPKHHRVDRFVTPEEFAGYEKAAYGKGFLMVSATPLTRSSYHAGDDFAQLRDARLVKLGRA, from the coding sequence ATGACCTTGCGCGACCTCAGGATCCCGGATCAGCGCCACCCGGAAAAGGCGCACCGACCCGATCAGGCCCAGCCCAAGAAGCCGGACTGGATTCGCGTCAAGGCGCCCACCTCTGCGGGGTACAAGCAGACGCGCGACCTGCTGCGCGAGAACCGTCTGTCGACCGTCTGCGAGGAGGCCGGCTGTCCCAATGTCGGTGAATGCTGGAGCCAGGGCCACGCCACCATGATGATCATGGGCGAGATCTGCACCCGCGGCTGCACCTTCTGCAACGTCGCGACGGGTAAGCCGCAGTCGCTGGACACGTTCGAACCCGGCCGCGTCGCCCATGCCGTGCAGAAGCTGGGCCTGAAACACGTCGTGATCACCAGCGTCGATCGCGACGACCTGGACGATGGCGGGGCCGAGCATTTCGCCCAGACCATCCGGGCGATTCGCCACCGCTCTCCGACCTCCACGATCGAGGTGCTGGTGCCCGACTTTCTGAAGTCAAAGCCTGGCGCCTTGGAGACCGTGGTCGAGGCGCGTCCCGATGTGTTCAACCACAACCTTGAAACGGTGCCGGGCCTGTACCCGGAGGTCCGTCCCGGCGCCCGCTATTTCCATTCGCTGCGCCTGCTGCAGCGGGTCAAGGAACTGGACCCGTCGATGTTCACCAAATCCGGCATCATGGTCGGATTGGGAGAGGATCGCCAAGGCGTGCTGCAGGTCATGGACGACATGCGTGCGGCAGACATCGACTTCATCACCATCGGCCAGTATCTGCAGCCCAGCCCCAAGCACCATCGCGTCGACCGCTTCGTCACGCCCGAAGAATTTGCGGGCTATGAGAAGGCCGCCTATGGCAAGGGTTTCCTGATGGTGTCGGCGACGCCACTGACCCGGTCGTCGTATCATGCGGGCGATGACTTCGCGCAGCTTCGCGACGCCCGACTGGTCAAGCTGGGTCGCGCCTGA
- a CDS encoding DUF883 family protein, giving the protein MAHNPTADDIKRDARSAANEAHGDLKDGARKIADDVRDTARELSDNSGAARLKERGAALADDAVETGKYYAERARETGQEYADRARLEAERLYEAGQQKATEVAHYAEERYDEVSEMVRRNPAQALGIAAGVGFLVGLLISRR; this is encoded by the coding sequence ATGGCACATAACCCCACTGCTGACGACATCAAACGCGACGCCCGTTCGGCTGCGAACGAAGCCCACGGCGACCTGAAGGATGGTGCCCGCAAGATTGCGGACGACGTTCGTGACACCGCGCGCGAACTGTCCGACAATTCGGGTGCGGCACGCCTGAAAGAGCGTGGCGCAGCACTGGCCGATGATGCCGTCGAAACGGGCAAGTACTATGCCGAGCGTGCCCGTGAGACCGGTCAGGAATATGCCGACCGCGCGCGTCTGGAGGCAGAGCGCCTGTACGAAGCAGGCCAGCAGAAGGCGACCGAAGTCGCTCACTACGCTGAAGAGCGTTATGATGAAGTGTCCGAGATGGTTCGCCGCAACCCGGCGCAGGCCTTGGGTATCGCGGCCGGTGTCGGCTTCCTGGTCGGTCTTCTGATCTCGCGTCGCTGA
- a CDS encoding phage holin family protein produces MFDFARRVQEAVGDTVRRTAMKAVAGMVGLMAGGFLTAALWSWLANDLDWGSTLASLTIGGGLIVLMIILLAMAAKRKHTMPTTDDLKREVEARVSLATDAAATRARAEATRIVELAEAKAHSLMDQAGSRATKLASDAEEKLFGSVRNTARAAGLTSSNVNAAKQSFQNGAHQLRQATDSNAGTMTKLVGAFAVGVTLAAAMQERRHDRMDYDPDDMM; encoded by the coding sequence ATGTTCGATTTCGCCCGACGCGTTCAGGAAGCTGTCGGCGACACGGTCCGGCGCACGGCCATGAAGGCCGTCGCCGGAATGGTCGGACTGATGGCTGGCGGGTTCTTGACAGCTGCCCTGTGGTCGTGGCTTGCCAACGATTTGGATTGGGGCTCTACCTTGGCGTCGTTGACCATCGGCGGAGGTTTGATCGTGCTGATGATCATCCTTCTGGCCATGGCGGCAAAGCGCAAGCACACTATGCCGACAACTGATGATCTGAAACGTGAGGTCGAAGCTCGGGTTTCTCTGGCGACCGATGCGGCGGCGACTCGTGCGCGGGCGGAAGCGACGCGAATTGTCGAACTGGCCGAAGCGAAGGCACATTCGCTGATGGATCAGGCTGGCTCTCGCGCGACCAAACTTGCTTCTGATGCCGAAGAAAAGCTGTTCGGCAGCGTCCGCAATACCGCTCGCGCTGCGGGTCTGACGTCTTCCAACGTTAATGCTGCAAAGCAGTCGTTTCAAAACGGCGCGCATCAGTTACGCCAAGCGACCGACAGCAATGCTGGGACGATGACCAAGCTGGTTGGAGCGTTCGCTGTCGGTGTCACGTTGGCCGCAGCAATGCAGGAACGTCGACACGACAGGATGGATTACGATCCCGACGACATGATGTAA
- the grxD gene encoding Grx4 family monothiol glutaredoxin — MSDANTRIQDMIDRNDVVLFMKGTPEMPQCGFSSRVAGVLNYMGVPYEGVNVLSDADIRQGIKDFSDWPTIPQLYVKGEFVGGCDIITEMTLSGELDQLLEKKGVAFDKDAANKIREANA; from the coding sequence ATGAGCGACGCGAACACGCGCATCCAGGACATGATCGACCGCAACGACGTGGTCCTGTTCATGAAAGGCACGCCCGAGATGCCCCAATGCGGTTTTTCGAGCAGAGTTGCCGGCGTTCTGAATTATATGGGCGTGCCCTACGAGGGCGTGAACGTATTGTCGGACGCTGACATCCGCCAAGGGATCAAGGATTTCTCCGACTGGCCCACCATTCCCCAGCTTTACGTCAAGGGTGAGTTCGTAGGTGGCTGCGACATCATCACCGAGATGACATTGTCAGGAGAACTTGATCAGCTGCTGGAAAAAAAGGGCGTCGCGTTCGACAAGGATGCAGCCAACAAGATCCGGGAGGCAAATGCCTGA
- a CDS encoding BolA/IbaG family iron-sulfur metabolism protein, whose protein sequence is MAMEAHDIEALLRVSFPQAKITITDLAGDGNHYAAEVIDESFRGLNRVQQQRAVYAALQGKMDGPAGELHALALTTKAPD, encoded by the coding sequence ATGGCCATGGAAGCGCATGATATCGAGGCCCTTCTGCGGGTCTCTTTTCCCCAGGCAAAGATCACGATCACTGATCTGGCCGGTGATGGAAACCACTATGCCGCCGAAGTTATCGACGAAAGCTTTCGCGGGCTGAACCGCGTGCAGCAACAGCGCGCCGTCTATGCCGCCCTTCAGGGCAAGATGGACGGCCCTGCCGGAGAGTTGCATGCGCTTGCCCTGACCACCAAGGCGCCTGACTGA
- a CDS encoding thioredoxin family protein, translating to MAVSPPVCDFDTPWHDFALRDTDGSVVTLSQVAGSCGTLVMFICNHCPYVRSILDRIVRDAHALMDHGIGVVAISSNDVAAYPEDSPAHMKDLAQRNGFRFPYLYDADQSVARAYGAECTPDFFGYSADGRLQYRGRLDASTRTAAATDARRDLYLAMVQIAETGQGPRDQVASMGCSIKWKAA from the coding sequence ATGGCCGTATCGCCACCTGTCTGCGATTTCGATACGCCTTGGCACGACTTTGCGCTGCGCGATACGGACGGAAGCGTCGTGACGCTTTCGCAGGTCGCCGGATCGTGTGGGACGCTGGTGATGTTCATCTGCAACCATTGCCCCTATGTCAGGTCGATCCTGGACCGCATTGTCCGCGATGCGCATGCGCTGATGGACCACGGTATCGGCGTCGTCGCCATATCTTCGAACGACGTCGCGGCCTATCCGGAGGATAGCCCGGCGCATATGAAGGACTTGGCGCAGCGGAACGGTTTTCGCTTTCCCTACCTGTATGATGCGGATCAGTCGGTCGCACGGGCCTATGGCGCCGAATGCACGCCTGACTTTTTCGGCTATTCCGCCGACGGTCGGCTGCAGTATCGCGGTCGACTGGATGCCTCGACCCGCACGGCGGCAGCGACGGACGCCCGCCGCGACCTGTATCTGGCCATGGTGCAGATCGCGGAAACCGGGCAAGGTCCGCGCGATCAGGTCGCATCAATGGGATGCTCGATCAAATGGAAGGCCGCATGA
- the gph gene encoding phosphoglycolate phosphatase (PGP is an essential enzyme in the glycolate salvage pathway in higher organisms (photorespiration in plants). Phosphoglycolate results from the oxidase activity of RubisCO in the Calvin cycle when concentrations of carbon dioxide are low relative to oxygen. This enzyme is a member of the Haloacid Dehalogenase (HAD) superfamily of aspartate-nucleophile hydrolase enzymes (PF00702).) — MTMDRPCPIVFDLDGTLIDSAPDIHACVNAVLRQHQIAPLPLARVRSFIGGGVELLWTRIIAACGIEPMHRPALIAAFMARYHDATALTRLFPGVIEAVGRLADAGHPLGICTNKPMGPTRSVLQHFALDRLFPVVVGGDSLPQRKPDPAPLRLALQMLGVEGNAPRALYVGDSEFDANCAAAVPVPFLIYSGGYRMTPIADLPHHAAFDRFDDLPGLVGQAMAL; from the coding sequence ATGACCATGGACAGACCCTGCCCGATCGTATTCGACCTGGACGGCACGCTGATCGACAGCGCGCCCGACATTCACGCCTGCGTGAACGCGGTCCTGCGCCAGCATCAGATCGCACCGCTGCCCCTGGCGCGGGTGCGCAGCTTCATCGGTGGCGGTGTCGAGCTTCTGTGGACCCGGATCATCGCCGCCTGCGGTATCGAGCCGATGCATCGGCCCGCGCTGATCGCGGCCTTCATGGCGCGCTATCACGATGCCACGGCCCTGACGCGCCTGTTTCCAGGCGTGATTGAGGCTGTGGGGCGGCTGGCCGATGCAGGTCATCCCTTGGGCATCTGCACCAACAAGCCGATGGGCCCGACGCGCAGCGTGTTGCAGCATTTCGCGCTGGATCGTCTGTTCCCTGTCGTTGTCGGAGGGGACAGCCTGCCGCAGCGCAAGCCCGACCCCGCGCCCTTGCGCCTGGCCCTGCAGATGCTGGGCGTGGAGGGGAATGCCCCCCGTGCGCTCTATGTCGGTGACAGTGAATTTGACGCGAATTGCGCGGCGGCGGTGCCAGTGCCGTTCCTGATCTATTCGGGCGGCTATCGCATGACGCCCATCGCCGATCTGCCGCATCACGCGGCCTTCGATCGCTTTGACGATCTGCCGGGTCTGGTGGGTCAGGCGATGGCGCTCTAG